From the genome of Pseudomonas migulae:
GGTTTGGTCCTGACGCCTGCAGCGCCGACTTTGAGGCCGATCCAGTAGTTCCACAGCGTGACGGCGGCGAACAACGCGAGGAAGTCCACGCGCCACCAGGCATAGAACACATAGCTGGCGATCAGCAGCAGCAGGTTGCGATAGCGTATTCCGCTCAAGTAGTACATGCCGAGAAAGATCGGCAGGAACAAAAACAGGAACACGTTGGATGAAAATACCATCCCGGTCTCTCCATGTTTAACCAACAGTCAAGGGCCGCAGCCCCCCCAAACCCCCCTGTGATATTTGAGGGGCAACACAACTTCAATGTGGGAGCGGGCTTGCTCGCGAAAGCGGTGTATCAGTCGACATCATTGGTGCATGTCAGACAGCATTCGCGAGCAAGCCCGCTCCCACAGGATCTCTATTCCACAGGGGATCTGTGTCAGCTCCCCTTATTGCCTTTTTCGTTGGCCGGGTCGTAGACCTTGGTCAGGTCACCCCCGAGGCGGAAGGTCTTGAACGGCTGCATCTCGCGCTTTTTCTCAAGCACATCCGGCGAGCAGGTGTAGAGCGTGCAGAACGGTTCGAGCCAGGCGAATTTCGAGTCGACCTTGAGGTCGGTCATGTCCTGTTCCTTGCCGTTCTTCTTCTCGAATTCTTCCGGGTCCTTGACCCCTGCGAGCACTCGATCACCCAGGCGTTTCAGCGCGCCGTTGTTTTCCTGACGCAAATCCACACCGTTGACCTGGGCGAAACTGGCGATCATCGCCAGTGGCGGCAGGGCATAGTTGTGATAGGCGAGGGCGCGTTGCTGGCGCTTGAGTTCGTTGGGCAGGAAACCCTGGGCGTCAATCTGATTGGCGCCGACCTTGAATTCCTTCACCGACCAGTCGAACAGGTCGCGACGGTTGGTGGCGATGGACGTTGCCATCACCGACCAGGCGGACCAGTACGAGTGGTTGTTGGTTTTATCCAGCGGCAGGTTGTCCCAATCGCTGACCACCTGATCAGCCATTTTGCTGAACCAGGCTTCAATCAGCTGCGACTCTTGCTGGTGGTTGGCCAACGGATGCGAGTCGGAGAATTTCAGGCGCAGGTACGAAGACGCCATGCTGCCCAGCGCCCATTTGCGCATCGACTTGCCGGTGTGGTTGAAGTCCTTGGACATCAGCGCATCGGCCTTGGCCCACGCGGTCAACCAGTTCAGCGTGCATTCGAGCTGTTCCGGGCGACCGTCACGCATGTACTGCATCACGCGCTTGCTGGTGCCGCGCTCAATCTTGGTGATGTCGGCGGTGGTGTCACGAAAGGCTTTTTCCGAGGCTTCGTTCAGGGTCGAACGAGCCTTGTCGGAGCCTTCGTACTTGCTGCGAAATTGCAGCGAGCCGGTGTAGGGCGTCGGCATTGCGTCACAGCCTTCGCTCTTGTCGCCGGTTTTGACTTTTTCGATCGGCGCGAAGTAACCCTGGGGTGGACGCAGGGGCGCGGCGGCCTGAGTCGCACCGGCAAACATGGCCAGGCTCAACAGGGACGGTGCGATCAGTCTTTTCAAAGTTCGGGTTTGCATGATTGCCTCATTGCCCGGCCTGAGCGGTACGTTGCTCAGCGCCTGGGAACACGTTGCGTTTGCAGATTTTCGCTTCGACTTTCTGTGGCGCGGCACCTGCTTCAGGGCCCTGGACTTCGACGGCCAGCAGATTCTGCGAGGCCCAGTCTTCGTCCGTGCGCAACTCGAAGGCGAAACGCCCGTCGGTATCGGAGGTTTCCGGTTTATCGATCTTGATGTCCTCGTGGCGACCGTTCATGTACCAGAGGGTGGCTTGCAGGGTTTTCACCGATGGATCGGCGAAGCGGATATCAACCTGGTGACTGCTGTTTTGCAGGTTCAGGTTCTTGCTGTTGACCATCAATTCGTTCTTGCCCGGTTTCAACGTGGCACTGCCGCTCATCTGTGCATCCTTTCCTTCGCAACCGTTGTCCAGCAGCGCCATCATCTGGCGGTAGATGGTTTCCTGGTCGAGGCGATAGAGCGGCGAGAATTCCCAGATCAGAATCTTCGGCGGCTTGGTCTGGAACTCTTCGCTGCCCAGGTACTGCAGCATCGAACCTTCCAGGCCACCGCCGGGGAATGCCACGTTGAGGATGTCGGCGCCGATGGCCTCTTCGAGGAAACCGGCGAAGTTGTAGTTCTTGCCACTGTGGCTGGTGCCGACCAGGGTGATCTCGGGATTGCCGGAGTCACTGAACAGATCGCCATCCGCCGCTTCGCCTTTCGGCTCGGTGGTGAACTGATCCATGTACTGGATCGCGTAGCTGGTGCCACAGAGTTGACCAGCCATGTTGTGTAACGTTCCGGTCTTGCCCATGCGACCCGACTTGTGGCTCTCGAATTCGCGTTTCGGAATGCCAGCAAATTCAGGCAATTGCTTGATTTTCTCACCGACGATTTTCGCCGTGCGCTGGGCGCCATACGGCGTCCAGTGTTGGTCGCCGCGGAAGTAGAAGTCGTGGGCGGGCAAGGTGTCGGGCAGCGATTCGTTGGTCAGCGGCGACAGGTCCGGCACTACGTAACCCATCTGCTCGAAACGGCCGAGCATGGTCTTGTAGTTCTTCAGCGCCTTGTCGAAATCGAACTTGGCCTTGTCTTCCGGATTGAGCTTGTTGCGGTTCACCAGGCCACGCGTAGGTTGATAAACAACAACGAGTTCCACGCCTTTGCTCTTGAACGCATCGTGCAGTTCTTTCATGCGTTTGTAGCCGGCGGGCGTGGTGTCGAATTCGGTGCGCAAGTCTTCCTGCGTACGGAACAGCCAGTCGCCCTGGGCCTGCACCAGCGTGGTGAAGTTCTGCTGGTAACGCGTGGTGTAGTTCTTCGCGTCATGGGCTTCGGGGCACAGGTTGCAGCACGGCTCGGCGTTGAATGCCGGTGCCTTGGCTTCATCGGCACGGGCGCCCGCGCTGGCCGCGAGAATGCCGACCGTCAGGGCCGACAAGCTGAGTAATTTGATCAAGTGTGGGTGCATAAAATTATCCTCAGTCCCGCATTTCGGTCTGGCGTTCGACAGGGTCGATCAGCACGGCTTTCTGCTGGCGCACCAGCAGGTCGAGAATTTCATCCTGACGCTCGCCGAGAATCCCGTTGAAGCTGATGCCGCTGGATTTGGTCGGGGCGAGCATGGAGACGCGGTACAGCTCGACGCTCAGCGGCGAGTCGATGGACAGCGGTCCGCTGCCATTGCCGGCCAGTTCACCGCCGACGATGATCAGCGACACCTGGGCATCGAACGGATCGAGCTTGATGTCACGGTCGGTGTCGCTCAAATCCTTGATGTGGCCGTAGACGCCAGTCAGTCCGTTGGCCATGGCGAGGTTTTCGTAGAGGCGGATGTTCACGCTGTTACGAATACGAATGCCGTGGCGCTGGTTGCTGATCACCTTGTTGGCCCATAGCAGGTTGTCGGCACTCTCGTAGAGGGTGATGCCGTCGGTGTGGTTCTTGTAGATCTCGTTGTAGGCGATGACGTTGTTGACACTGTTCCGGTCGATCACCAGGCCCGACAACTTGTTGTCGTAGCTGCGGTTGTTGA
Proteins encoded in this window:
- a CDS encoding alginate O-acetyltransferase, whose protein sequence is MHPHLIKLLSLSALTVGILAASAGARADEAKAPAFNAEPCCNLCPEAHDAKNYTTRYQQNFTTLVQAQGDWLFRTQEDLRTEFDTTPAGYKRMKELHDAFKSKGVELVVVYQPTRGLVNRNKLNPEDKAKFDFDKALKNYKTMLGRFEQMGYVVPDLSPLTNESLPDTLPAHDFYFRGDQHWTPYGAQRTAKIVGEKIKQLPEFAGIPKREFESHKSGRMGKTGTLHNMAGQLCGTSYAIQYMDQFTTEPKGEAADGDLFSDSGNPEITLVGTSHSGKNYNFAGFLEEAIGADILNVAFPGGGLEGSMLQYLGSEEFQTKPPKILIWEFSPLYRLDQETIYRQMMALLDNGCEGKDAQMSGSATLKPGKNELMVNSKNLNLQNSSHQVDIRFADPSVKTLQATLWYMNGRHEDIKIDKPETSDTDGRFAFELRTDEDWASQNLLAVEVQGPEAGAAPQKVEAKICKRNVFPGAEQRTAQAGQ
- a CDS encoding mannuronate-specific alginate lyase, translated to MQTRTLKRLIAPSLLSLAMFAGATQAAAPLRPPQGYFAPIEKVKTGDKSEGCDAMPTPYTGSLQFRSKYEGSDKARSTLNEASEKAFRDTTADITKIERGTSKRVMQYMRDGRPEQLECTLNWLTAWAKADALMSKDFNHTGKSMRKWALGSMASSYLRLKFSDSHPLANHQQESQLIEAWFSKMADQVVSDWDNLPLDKTNNHSYWSAWSVMATSIATNRRDLFDWSVKEFKVGANQIDAQGFLPNELKRQQRALAYHNYALPPLAMIASFAQVNGVDLRQENNGALKRLGDRVLAGVKDPEEFEKKNGKEQDMTDLKVDSKFAWLEPFCTLYTCSPDVLEKKREMQPFKTFRLGGDLTKVYDPANEKGNKGS